One window of Dysidea avara chromosome 11, odDysAvar1.4, whole genome shotgun sequence genomic DNA carries:
- the LOC136238940 gene encoding uncharacterized protein isoform X2 yields the protein MMADVNSVFTSLDTIRTSKEASEVKPRLKDLHNLITPLHAVRWREIGNHLGLQSGLLDIIDYDQQHKAEDCCNMVWEHWLDMDSNACWKKVLDAIDVILLPKRTLGSNTASYKHDISPEATNILQHLYKTDRYKTTEDDWPPYQPEHYASVALIHHKDKLATTKTVISVGIKMHGGEIASQNTFSAKQPQVASKQGASDANDYFKICHTTKDISEIFTPLVNSGEAPNMVLIEGAPGIGKTILSKEIAFRWANSELLIHKKVLVLMFLRDPNIQKISSFSDLAKFIACSHAHNQMVDSLTNYFENSAGEGMTIIFDGYDELPKELRQHSFVADLINRKYLPLCGLVITSRPTASAHLHKIVERRVEILGFAEEDRKEFIYHSLQDNQADVEKVLKYLENNPFINSLCYIPLNMTILICLFKEFIEVDGSGLPKNQTEMNNQFACMTVSRCIRKEGGSILSTDSLSRLPQPYKKQILQLSKLAFMFLRIDKIVFSLSDIKSECPKLLSAVENYNGLGLVKAVQYFNTAKNCEEISFNFLHFSLQEFLAAYYIASSSNSTQVHMLEEYFWDSRYLNTWIMYAGLTGGNSLVLKHFLSGNRFMWFSRLFGVQQLAHDMINDKIKCLHLFQCFLEAGNDIMCHKVGNFLHNNIIDLSKQPLLLKDLITLSFFLTRSSTKIWKILNLSNCFIGDSNFQTFVQLILETHPNALHIEIVNITNNFLTVDSLPAIHSLIHCLRIDKIILFENDIPNTIIAECFFRNGLMTTAPLFIINSEECVINPEQKVLPSKTNLEIYLSGCCLKEQIIKGFNSACKIYLWNTRFEIGMIRSVLDMRASLKISLIETELQDENINNLAQGLQIINSQFCATDDIDYILASERKLIVYKANYLHIFPSVILPQLSSIQLTFCEITAEIIDHFGKILVNSTKQWELVELIQCNINDEYWMELVHHLSCSTTKVYIKQLNLSNNHLTSSVIPGFLKLLQCCIIEQLNLSQNLISDVVLNEAIYSKILTDGDLANFNCKIPLIVTKNFPALNNEIDHCSVIYAINCQINKRIGKMFETQRVINRIVLFNNNIGESDIDIIESLIHSKYCVKMIMFEVGLQDVVAANVTKTLHQLQHDNYLFEAEYFIASETMLIASRITEKQFIKFAWQQNLMALFKVMPTQYKNNSGYLENVVFNKCNLYNMQLENIFDCILKDKGKIYLKVLDLSQSYLTITSLGSIVRVLRYCALDQLIISGMSNHMLCDAITSSILMELNLLNFDLRIPLIIINSEEHIQDATQQNLSITENIFVVNCEYNENIYSVFERILNCHNHQVSFRLFLINNSLQLCDADAITSTVLAASQVHISLFAFGVSDAVGINFMNKLKCTHNLAQNCISNSGILSNIDLTVISSTMLISRRDTQDDFIASGQKVHMSNQAFTSSYLNSLATLMQEESLKHLETIDISGCNISDEWFKAFCYTIVSNRLKKLDLSNNKLTNASATTIIKLLRSCVVEILIISYNFIKDEQLCFVIYSHILEGVLQLKNFAVSCPLVIINSKENLTNENHDMISSSLNYAYAFFVGCKFNESVKHIFKTILESQAELYRLILMDNNLQLKDVEMLLSIFNKWSPLEVYILEYGMKEDTASRLAKEIQKFLGDTDQVDKITKKIMYILHSKTQLLSNDAPTSLIVSALTSNSSIITLQVSSKSKRKVQVKRILPVILSSSKKWNMIDFSFCNIEERDFKVLSVICREYVQTKIASILRVQNMIISVKTPIPITTLCLKFLITAQSRDETELTNLHMVNGNDILVASCDSCIADMIYQKLASATTRTNCSVNSWKLSCAKSLEDQKLVTSVSLVDNNFDAHTLLHCIMAFSSPTVDMFVQEQNFKHENQIIDLKFHYSIKSCDEEFSTRQYSTVEKSLHSIMFQLPNSNRKQTNTFTGNMPMEFILNLANDKSISTQLRQFVISNTDISNKLACEIAKIISDNPKVEYIELSNNNLQEDGFMKIAKSFKVLKHLQSLNLNYNKISANVVEILSYIIENAKLCQLNMSHCNLGDHEMLTIVKSLDNTNTISLANIDFCSSTITDVAACFLSSALSNSPSLTHLNLSGCNLQEKGTELILSVLKLGSSIKRLDLNFNVISHNAASHIAQFKNVVEHLGLSNCKLQYSELHLLAKAFDGTLKSLSYNYICISDVIAKGIATLLMSSECFEHLELSHCAITEHSFATIMKALSQQEHLNYLDMRSTTFHIREIAYFTGILWFNSKLEYLDLSNCSLKQEFLIKICEVLAEHFLLKHFNLSHNKLTDECTVNINEVVISNLQLQHLSLHHNALTFNGVQNIVTTVIRTYDLRECICLQLSDNLLHSEEITYIKALMPKNGTVQLYL from the exons CTTCTGAAGTTAAACCTAGATTAAAGGATTTGCATAATCTTATTACCCCACTACATGCTGTGCGGTGGAGAGAAATTGGAAATCATCTGGGATTGCAAAGTGGACTACTGGACATAATAGATTATGATCAGCAACACAAAGCTGAGGATTGTTGTAATATGGTTTGGGAACACTGGCTTGATATGGATAGTAATGCTTGTTGGAAGAAGGTGCTTGATGccattgatgttatactgttgccTAAACGAACACTGGGATCTAATACTGCTTCCTATAAACATGATATTTCACCTGAAGCAACAAATATTTTGCAGCATTTATATAAGACAGACAGATATAAAACTACTGAAGATGACTGGCCACCTTACCAACCAGAACATTATGCTAGTGTTGCACTTATACATCACAAAGATAAGcttgctacaacaaaaactgtaATTTCAGTAGGAATAAAGATGCATGGAGGTGAGATTGCCAGCCAGAACACTTTCAGCGCTAAGCAGCCACAGGTTGCATCAAAACAAGGAGCTTCTGACGCAAATGATTACTTCAAAATATGCCACACAACTAAAGATATATCAGAGATATTTACTCCTTTAGTAAATTCAGGTGAAGCTCCGAATATGGTACTAATTGAAGGAGCTCCTGGAATTGGAAAAACTATTTTATCAAAGGAAATCGCTTTTCGGTGGGCTAATAGTGAACTACTCATTCATAAGAAGGTGTTGGTTTTAATGTTCCTGCGTGATCCAAATATTCAAAAAATTTCTTCTTTTTCAGATCTTGCAAAATTTATTGCCTGCTCACATGCACATAATCAAATGGTGGACTCTCttacaaattattttgaaaACTCAGCTGGTGAAGGCATGACAATAATATTTGATGGGTATGATGAACTTCCCAAAGAGCTAAGACAACATTCCTTTGTTGCTGACCTAATCAATCGAAAATATTTACCTCTGTGTGGCCTTGTAATCACATCTCGTCCCACTGCTTCAGCACACCTTCACAAAATAGTTGAACGCAGAGTAGAAATTTTAGGGTTTGCAGAAGAAGATAGAAAAGAGTTCATCTATCACAGCTTACAGGACAACCAAGCTGATGTAGAAAAAGTCTTAAAGTATTTGGAAAACAATCCCTTTATCAATAGTCTTTGCTACATACCATTAAACATGACCATCCTGATTTGCCTTTTTAAAGAATTTATAGAAGTTGATGGCTCTGGTCTACCTAAAAATCAAACAGAAATGAATAACCAGTTTGCTTGTATGACTGTATCTAGGTGTATAAGGAAGGAAGGAGGCTCCATCCTCAGCACAGATTCATTATCCAGACTGCCACAGCCATATAAgaaacaaatactgcagttATCAAAGCTTGCTTTTATGTTCCTTAGAATAGACAAAATTGTTTTCAGCTTATCAGATATTAAGTCAGAATGTCCTAAGTTGTTGTCAGCAGTAGAGAATTACAATGGTTTAGGATTAGTAAAAGCTGTGCAATACTTTAACACTGCTAAAAATTGTGAAGAAATATCCTTCAATTTCTTGCATTTTTCGTTGCAAGAGTTTTTGGCTGCCTATTACATTGCTTCATCATCTAACAGCACACAAGTCCATATGCTTGAAGAATACTTCTGGGATAGCCGGTATCTCAATACTTGGATTATGTATGCAGGGTTAACTGGAGGTAATTCTCTAGTACTTAAACATTTCTTATCTGGAAACCGCTTTATGTGGTTTAGCAGGCTCTTTGGAGTACAGCAACTAGCACATGATATGATCAATGATAAAATTAAATGCCttcacttgtttcagtgctttttagaAGCTGGCAATGACATAATGTGTCACAAAGTTGGAAATTTCCTGCACAACAATATCATTGACCTTAGCAAACAACCATTGTTGCTGAAAGATCTAATAACATTAAGTTTTTTTCTGACAAGGTCATCTACAAAAATCTGGAAAATTTTAAATCTGTCAAACTGTTTCATTGGTGACtctaattttcaaacatttgtTCAGCTAATTTTGGAAACTCATCCTAATGCACTGCACATTGAAATTGTAAATATCACTAATAATTTCTTGACAGTGGATTCATTACCCGCAATCCACAGTTTAATTCATTGCTTAAGAATTGATAAAATAATACTGTTTGAAAATGACATTCCTAATACTATTATTGCTGAATGTTTCTTTAGGAATGGTTTAATGACAACTGCTCCACTTTTTATTATAAACAGCGAAGAGTGTGTCATCAATCCAGAGCAAAAAGTTTTACCTTCAAAAACAAACCTTGAAATCTACTTAAGCGGTTGTTGCTTAAAGGAACAGATTATAAAGGGATTCAATTCTGCATGCAAAATTTATCTTTGGAATACTAGATTTGAGATAGGGATGATTAGGTCAGTCCTGGACATGCGTGCTTCATTGAAGATCAGTCTGATTGAAACAGAATTGCAAGATGAAAATATCAACAATTTAGCTCAAGGGCTTCAGATTATCAATTCACAGTTTTGTGCTACCGATGACATTGATTATATTTTAGCATCCGAAAGAAAGTTGATTGTGTATAAAGCAAATTACTTGCATATATTTCCATCAGTTATTTTGCCACAGCTTTCAAGTATACAATTAACATTCTGTGAAATTACAGCCGAAATAATAGATCACTTTGGAAAGATTCTTGTTAATAGTACTAAGCAATGGGAGTTAGTTGAGTTGATACAATGCAACATTAATGATGAATATTGGATGGAATTGGTTCATCATCTATCTTGCAGCACTACTAAAGTGTACATTAAACAACTTAACCTTTCTAACAATCATCTAACTTCATCTGTAATACCTGGATTTCTGAAGTTACTACAGTGTTGTATCATTGAACAACTAAATTTATCTCAAAATTTGATATCAGATGTAGTCTTAAATGAAGCCATTTATTCTAAAATTCTCACTGATGGAGATTTAGCAAACTTTAATTGTAAAATTCCGCTAATAGTAACTAAAAATTTTCCAGCTTTAAACAATGAAATAGATCATTGCTCAGTAATTTATGCAATCAATTGCCAAATAAATAAAAGAATCGGTAAAATGTTTGAAACACAGCGTGTGATAAACAGGATTGTTCTTTTTAACAATAACATAGGAGAAAGTGATATTGACATTATCGAATCACTCATACATTCAAAGTATTGTGTAAAAATGATAATGTTTGAGGTTGGGTTGCAAGATGTTGTGGCTgcaaatgttacaaaaacactGCATCAGTTACAGCATGACAATTACTTGTTTGAAGCAGAATACTTTATTGCATCAGAAACAATGCTAATCGCTTCAAGAATCACCGAAAAGCAGTTCATTAAATTTGCATGGCAGCAAAACTTGATGGCTTTATTCAAAGTAATGCCAACACAATATAAAAACAATAGTGGATATTTAGAGAATGTTGTTTTTAACAAATGCAACCTTTACAATATGCAACTTGAAAATATCTTTGATTGTATTCTTAAAGATAAGGGGAAGATATATTTAAAAGTACTTGATTTATCTCAAAGCTATTTGACAATAACTTCCCTTGGTAGCATAGTTAGAGTGCTCAGATATTGTGCTCTTGATCAACTGATAATATCCGGTATGTCAAACCATATGCTTTGTGATGCCATTACTAGTAGTATACTCATGGAGCTGAATTTACTGAACTTTGACTTAAGAATTCCATTGATCATTATTAATAGTGAGGAGCATATACAAGATGCAACACAGCAGAATCTAAGTATTactgaaaatatttttgtagtaaATTGCGAATACAATGAAAATATTTACAGTgtttttgaaagaattttaaaTTGCCATAACCATCAAGTCTCATTCAGATTGTTTTTAATAAACAACAGTTTACAACTCTGTGATGCAGATGCAATCACTTCTACTGTACTAGCAGCTTCTCAAGTACACATAAGTCTGTTTGCATTTGGTGTATCAGATGCAGTAGGAATAAACTTTATGAACAAGCTAAAATGTACTCATAACTTAGCACAAAATTGCATAAGCAACAGTGGAATTTTATCAAATATAGATCTTACAGTAATATCATCAACAATGTTAATAAGTCGGAGAGACACACAAGATGATTTCATTGCTTCAGGACAAAAGGTACAcatgtcaaatcaagcatttacTTCTTCATATTTAAATTCATTGGCTACACTAATGCAAGAGGAGAGTTTAAAGCACTTGGAGACTATTGACATATCTGGATGTAACATTAGTGATGAATGGTTCAAAGCATTTTGTTATACAATTGTTAGTAATAGATTGAAAAAGTTAGATCTTTCTAATAATAAATTGACCAATGCTAGCGCAACCACCATTATAAAGCTACTCAGATCTTGCGTAGTTGAAATCCTTATCATTTCTTACAACTTCATAAAAGATGAACAATTGTGTTTTGTCATTTATTCACACATCTTAGAAGGTGTCCTACAGTTAAAGAACTTTGCAGTTAGCTGTCCACTAGTTATTATCAACAGCAAAGAAAACCTCACAAATGAAAACCATGACATGATTTCAAGCTCCTTAAATTATGCATATGCTTTCTTCGTAGGCTGTAAATTTAATGAAAGTGTGAAACatatttttaaaactattttaGAAAGTCAAGCAGAGTTATACAGGTTAATTCTTATGGACAATAATCTGCAACTAAAGGATGTTGAAATGCTTTTATCCATCTTTAACAAGTGGTCACCCTTAGAGGTCTACATTCTTGAATATGGAATGAAAGAAGATACTGCATCAAGACTTGCTAAAGAAATACAAAAGTTTTTAGGGGACACAGATCAGGTTGATAAGATCACCAAGAAaattatgtacattttacatTCTAAAACTCAGTTGCTATCTAACGATGCTCCTACATCATTAATTGTTTCTGCATTGACAAGTAATTCATCAATAATAACTTTACAGGTAAGTAGCAAAAGTAAAAGGAAAGTTCAAGTTAAAAGAATATTACCAGTAATATTAAGTTCATCTAAGAAGTGGAACATGATTGACTTCTCATTTTGTAATATTGAAGAAAGAGACTTTAAAGTATTGTCAGTTATTTGTAGGGAGTATGTTCAAACAAAG ATTGCTTCAATCCTCCGAGTACAAAATATGATAATATCTGTTAAAACACCAATTCCAATAACAACCTTGTGCCTTAAATTTTTAATCACAGCACAAAGCAGGGATGAAACTGAGTTAACCAACCTTCATATGGTGAATGGTAATGATATTCTTGTTGCCTCTTGTGACTCTTGTATTGCTGACATGATATATCAGAAGCTTGCTTCAGCAACAACTAGGACCAACTGTTCAGTGAATAGCTGGAAATTGTCATGTGCAAAGAGTTTAGAAGATCAAAAGCTTGTAACTTCAGTATCATTGGTCGATAATAACTTTGATGCTCATACTTTACTGCATTGTATTATGGCTTTCAGCTCACCTACTGTGGACATGTTTGTGCAAGAACAAAACTTTAAGCATGAAAACCAAATAATTGACTTAAAATTCCACTACTCTATCAAGAGTTGTGATGAAGAATTCTCTACTCGCCAATACAGTACAGTTGAAAAATCCTTGCATTCAATAATGTTTCAACTACCAAACAGTAACAGAAAACAGACCAACACATTTACAGGAAATATGCCAATGGAGTTCATTTTGAATTTGGCCAATGATAAATCCATTAGTACACAATTGAGACAGTTTGTTATTTCAAATACTGACATATCCAACAAGCTAGCATGTGAAATTGCTAAAATTATCAGTGATAATCCTAAGGTTGAATACATTGAACTTAGCAATAATAATCTTCAGGAAGACGGATTTATGAAAATTGCAAAATCTTTTAAAGTGCTTAAACATCTGCAGTCTTTAAATCTAAATTACAACAAAATCTCTGCTAATGTAGTGGAAATCTTGTCATACATTATAGAAAACGCAAAATTATGCCAACTCAATATGTCTCATTGTAATTTAGGAGATCATGAAATGCTCACTATAGTGAAGTCATTAGATAATACTAATACTATATCACTAGCAAATATTGATTTCTGCTCCAGTACCATCACCGATGTAGCAGCTTGTTTCTTATCATCGGCATTGTCAAACAGCCCCTCATTAACACATTTAAACTTATCAGGTTGTAATTTACAAGAAAAGGGCACTGAATTAATTTTATCTGTACTGAAATTGGGTTCTTCTATCAAGAGGCTGGATTTAAATTTCAATGTGATATCCCACAATGCTGCTTCTCATATAGCTCAGTTTAAAAATGTAGTAGAACATCTGGGATTGTCTAACTGCAAGTTACAGTATTCAGAACTCCATTTATTGGCAAAAGCTTTTGATGGCACCTTAAAGTCACTTTCTTATAACTATATTTGCATTAGTGATGTTATTGCTAAAGGTATTGCTACACTTTTAATGAGCAGTGAATGCTTTGAACATTTAGAATTGTCACATTGTGCGATAACAGAGCACAGCTTTGCCACAATAATGAAAGCACTTTCTCAACAAGAGCATTTAAATTACTTAGACATGAGAAGCACGACCTTTCACATTCGAGAAATAGCTTACTTTACTGGGATATTATGGTTTAACAGTAAATTAGAATATCTGGATCTTTCAAACTGTTCTTTGAAACAAGAATTTTTGATCAAAATATGTGAAGTATTGGCAGAGCATTTTTTACTAAAGCACTTTAATTTGAGTCATAATAAGCTGACAGATGAGTGTACGGTTAACATTAATGAGGTAGTTATTAGTAATTTGCAGTTACAACATTTATCACTGCACCATAATGCTCTGACATTTAATGGTGTACAAAATATTGTCACGACTGTGATTAGAACTTATGATTTGAGAGAGTGCATTTGTCTACAGCTCAGTGATAATCTACTTCATTCTGAAGAAATCACATACATTAAAGCATTAATGCCAAAAAATGGaacagttcagctatatttgTAG